One region of Bdellovibrio bacteriovorus genomic DNA includes:
- a CDS encoding DUF3419 family protein, whose amino-acid sequence MAKEYFSDLNYTLSNEDTRIEYDLLPNAVERVFSIAGSGARCLPLMAKNPKYLDVIDMSVSQLYLCELRLQAMKTLTYEEYLFFMGYRGALQAGSDKGDDREALYKKLTLSEDAKKYWNERVSGWKPRGFILLGRWESHFQKLGYLFREVLQCDFSKVFAAQSLEEQIELYEKHWPKIRWNSFIKVAASEYVFNKFLYKGHFSGKSEHRTEQRAPSQFIMEEFDRIFRTQLVRKNYFMQILFLGRIAYEEGLPLEAHFETVETVKKSSTQVRYLHGNLLEELPKHAYDFISLSDTISYLSELDANQILQKLSPETRSQSQMVIRSFMRAPTAIDTKNWEPLSDRNLWAQSKDGTGVYQFHIFRKK is encoded by the coding sequence ATGGCAAAAGAATATTTCTCTGATTTGAATTACACCTTGTCCAATGAAGACACGCGTATTGAATATGATCTTCTGCCAAATGCAGTGGAAAGAGTGTTCAGTATCGCCGGCTCTGGGGCTCGCTGTTTGCCTTTGATGGCGAAAAATCCGAAGTATTTGGATGTGATCGACATGTCGGTCAGTCAGCTTTATCTTTGTGAATTGCGTTTACAAGCCATGAAGACATTAACATATGAAGAGTATCTTTTCTTTATGGGATATCGTGGAGCTTTGCAGGCGGGGAGTGATAAAGGCGACGATCGTGAAGCCCTTTATAAAAAGCTGACCTTGTCAGAGGACGCAAAAAAATATTGGAACGAACGTGTGTCGGGCTGGAAGCCCAGAGGTTTCATCTTGCTGGGACGTTGGGAGTCGCACTTCCAAAAACTGGGATATCTTTTTCGCGAAGTATTGCAATGCGATTTCAGCAAAGTTTTTGCGGCGCAAAGCTTGGAAGAACAAATCGAGCTTTATGAAAAACATTGGCCGAAAATCCGTTGGAATAGTTTTATCAAAGTCGCTGCCAGCGAGTATGTTTTCAATAAGTTCTTATACAAGGGACATTTCAGCGGGAAGTCCGAGCATAGAACAGAGCAGCGCGCGCCTTCTCAATTTATTATGGAAGAGTTCGATCGTATTTTCAGGACTCAGTTGGTTCGTAAAAACTACTTCATGCAAATTCTGTTTTTAGGCCGAATTGCTTATGAGGAAGGTTTGCCGTTAGAAGCACACTTTGAAACCGTAGAGACTGTCAAAAAGTCCAGTACACAAGTCCGTTATCTTCACGGGAATCTTTTGGAAGAGCTTCCTAAGCATGCTTATGATTTTATCTCTTTGTCAGACACGATTTCTTATCTGTCAGAGCTTGACGCCAATCAGATTTTACAAAAGCTTTCACCTGAGACTCGAAGCCAAAGTCAGATGGTCATTCGCTCGTTTATGAGAGCGCCGACAGCCATTGATACGAAAAATTGGGAGCCATTGTCTGATCGTAATCTTTGGGCCCAAAGCAAAGACGGCACTGGGGTCTATCAGTTTCATATTTTCCGTAAAAAATAG
- a CDS encoding outer membrane lipoprotein-sorting protein, which produces MKTLLALCTFVFAVYAVAEENPAEWVKKADNIRNPAESYEMKIRVETPENNSVFQVFLQGQDKTLIVTKEPARDKGRNMLMLDRDFHAYVPNLKRSMRLSLAQKLSGQVSNGDISRTRWYGDYDVTKEADNGKEVQLLLKGNKDNLTYAWIRLWLKKGNFEPLRAEYLGLNGKTVLKRAFFEDYKSIAGATRPTTLKIEDTNKQVSFVRILAMGKKTFGESFFTVRNMESMK; this is translated from the coding sequence ATGAAGACACTTTTAGCCTTGTGCACCTTTGTATTTGCAGTTTATGCGGTAGCGGAAGAAAATCCCGCAGAGTGGGTAAAAAAGGCCGATAATATTCGCAATCCCGCAGAGTCCTATGAAATGAAAATCCGTGTAGAGACTCCGGAAAACAATTCTGTATTCCAAGTTTTTTTGCAGGGGCAAGATAAGACCTTGATCGTTACTAAGGAACCGGCTCGGGACAAGGGTCGCAATATGTTGATGTTGGATCGGGACTTCCACGCTTATGTTCCTAACTTGAAGCGCTCGATGCGCTTGTCCTTAGCGCAAAAACTTTCAGGCCAAGTTTCTAATGGCGATATCTCGCGCACGCGCTGGTACGGCGATTACGATGTGACGAAAGAAGCCGACAACGGTAAAGAAGTGCAGCTTCTTCTTAAAGGTAACAAAGACAATCTGACTTATGCGTGGATTCGTCTTTGGTTGAAAAAAGGGAACTTCGAACCATTACGTGCGGAATATCTGGGATTGAACGGAAAAACCGTTCTGAAAAGAGCCTTTTTTGAAGACTACAAAAGTATCGCCGGCGCGACTCGCCCGACGACTTTGAAAATCGAAGATACAAATAAACAAGTCAGCTTCGTGCGCATTCTTGCCATGGGTAAAAAGACTTTCGGTGAATCCTTTTTTACCGTTCGTAACATGGAAAGCATGAAGTAG
- a CDS encoding dehydrogenase, whose translation MKHSYRIAEISFGRPHWDAAYEFEFNGSHFEVQRFSVNFSVDGVRRLIETLRNQVDAFALTSLPPVIKLEQKSYVHRQYLEIMGIPSPVPLCDGTGLREIANINSLVKNIESGKIQPEGGIFFPSAVFCAELEEYIRHRYRKSVYIGDAYSLLGVPWLIQPFPGLMTLSKLVLNVANFKDLRNNTPLAETKLQKMSRSSLAAQVENVQYVFCDLPFLLLFDSAATEFVRGKDLVIWSSHPLMEAEVKKYNPRSIINLFPENYRVHPYMNYSVLDATLRLVHNRTAPLSIEEWEQLMTEDTEIRQVARKYVMTRNTSTQAKISKGINVVKNKILSEKEPDFAFVIHALSHSDFMRVPGLSALKYMPKEWNDSFDKMASKVPPFVHGHVKHVISEESGKEINGIIYALPATPKVLKNTDPEVVYRKIEGICYDAANRGAKMIGLGAYTKIVGDQGITINQNSPIPVTTGNSLSASATLWALNDVVKKMRLLNQDPQTGMVDGMAMVIGATGSIGQVSAKLLSLVFKKLCLVAPRMNRLQELKETIQKMAPDCEITIATDANELAPQADVLVTATSAFDHKIVDVMLLKPGAVVCDCSRPLDFDIEDAKKRPDVLIIESGEVILPGPVEIDFDMGLPGKAVYACLAETALLTLEGQFEAFTMGRDIEWNKVKQIYRMARRHGVQLAAIQGHTGIITDKEIELTRQLALSKRNK comes from the coding sequence ATGAAGCATTCGTATCGAATCGCCGAAATTAGTTTCGGCCGACCGCACTGGGATGCGGCTTATGAATTTGAATTCAATGGCAGTCACTTTGAGGTTCAGCGCTTCAGTGTGAATTTCTCTGTGGATGGTGTGCGCCGTCTGATTGAAACGCTTCGTAATCAAGTGGATGCCTTTGCTTTAACCAGTCTGCCTCCGGTGATCAAGCTTGAGCAAAAAAGCTATGTTCATCGCCAGTATTTAGAAATCATGGGGATTCCTTCGCCGGTACCTTTGTGCGACGGGACGGGACTTCGTGAAATTGCGAACATCAATTCCTTAGTTAAAAATATTGAGTCCGGGAAGATTCAACCTGAAGGCGGCATCTTTTTTCCATCTGCGGTCTTCTGTGCCGAATTGGAAGAGTACATCCGTCATCGCTATCGCAAGTCCGTTTATATTGGTGATGCTTATTCTCTTTTAGGTGTGCCTTGGTTGATTCAACCTTTTCCGGGTTTGATGACACTTTCAAAGCTGGTTTTGAATGTCGCAAACTTCAAGGATCTTCGTAACAATACTCCTTTGGCAGAAACGAAGTTGCAAAAAATGAGTCGCTCTTCTTTAGCGGCGCAAGTTGAAAATGTTCAGTACGTTTTCTGCGATCTTCCATTTTTACTGCTGTTTGATTCGGCAGCGACAGAGTTTGTACGCGGAAAAGATCTGGTCATCTGGTCTTCGCATCCTTTGATGGAAGCTGAAGTGAAGAAGTACAATCCTCGCAGCATTATTAATCTGTTTCCAGAAAATTACCGCGTTCATCCTTACATGAACTATTCGGTTTTGGATGCGACTTTGCGATTGGTGCACAACCGCACTGCGCCTTTAAGTATTGAAGAGTGGGAACAATTGATGACGGAAGATACAGAAATCCGTCAAGTGGCGCGCAAGTATGTCATGACTCGCAATACATCCACCCAAGCCAAGATCTCTAAAGGCATCAACGTCGTTAAGAATAAAATTTTAAGTGAAAAAGAACCGGACTTCGCGTTTGTCATTCATGCTCTTTCTCATAGTGACTTTATGCGTGTGCCGGGACTTTCGGCTTTGAAGTACATGCCGAAAGAGTGGAATGATTCATTTGATAAAATGGCATCGAAGGTTCCACCTTTCGTTCATGGTCACGTGAAACATGTTATCAGCGAAGAATCGGGTAAAGAGATCAATGGTATTATTTATGCTTTGCCGGCGACTCCGAAAGTTTTGAAGAATACGGATCCCGAAGTCGTGTACCGCAAGATCGAAGGCATCTGTTACGATGCCGCCAATCGCGGTGCAAAAATGATCGGCCTTGGCGCTTACACGAAGATCGTGGGCGATCAAGGTATCACCATCAATCAGAACAGTCCCATTCCCGTAACGACGGGAAATAGTTTAAGTGCTTCAGCAACGCTGTGGGCATTAAATGACGTCGTTAAGAAAATGCGTCTTTTGAATCAAGATCCGCAAACAGGCATGGTTGACGGCATGGCGATGGTGATTGGTGCCACGGGTTCTATTGGGCAAGTTTCTGCAAAACTTCTTTCATTGGTATTTAAGAAATTGTGCCTGGTTGCGCCACGTATGAATCGTCTGCAAGAACTGAAAGAGACGATTCAGAAAATGGCTCCAGATTGTGAAATCACAATTGCTACAGATGCCAACGAGCTTGCTCCACAGGCGGATGTTCTTGTGACGGCGACTTCCGCGTTTGATCACAAAATCGTGGACGTCATGTTGCTAAAACCGGGCGCGGTGGTTTGTGATTGTTCTCGCCCTTTGGATTTTGACATTGAAGACGCGAAGAAAAGACCGGATGTTTTAATCATCGAATCGGGCGAAGTGATTTTGCCGGGCCCGGTGGAAATTGATTTTGATATGGGACTTCCAGGTAAAGCGGTTTATGCGTGCTTAGCGGAAACGGCGTTGCTGACTTTGGAAGGACAATTCGAGGCTTTTACTATGGGCCGCGATATTGAGTGGAATAAAGTTAAGCAGATCTATAGAATGGCCCGTCGCCACGGAGTTCAATTGGCGGCGATTCAAGGTCATACAGGAATTATCACGGATAAGGAAATTGAGCTCACACGACAACTGGCTCTTTCAAAAAGAAATAAATAG
- a CDS encoding SDR family oxidoreductase, whose protein sequence is MSRPRILVTGGTGFLGKLVVPLLREKFEVDVLSRSGQTEVQGDLTHWNADLNFESLRSKKYSIIVHMAGLYDLKGSYVDCFQHNISAMGIALKVAEALEIPYFINTSTVAAAINSTLSTVKPYDLNFSKAFPDAYSDSKALGEQVLHNWPVKNIKSRINLRLGVLVGDTQKGRIERIDGPYHAPESFKKIRPLIESLPTALPLPGNESVKMPIVPVDKAAEAIVKFCEWALTEKPEGYKSFHVTPTYGLTAKELYTATLKRLAIPNKGISLVSKVPKPLMMKVSSLVARFPEEELFYLMNFPTYDTEATRKVLGPSWCPEFKEYEQAFWSGYEAFVSNRRN, encoded by the coding sequence GTGAGCAGACCTCGTATCCTCGTCACCGGGGGCACTGGCTTTCTCGGAAAATTGGTCGTTCCACTTCTTCGTGAAAAATTCGAAGTGGACGTCTTGTCTCGTTCGGGCCAGACAGAAGTCCAGGGGGACCTGACTCACTGGAACGCGGATCTTAACTTCGAAAGTCTTCGTTCGAAAAAATATTCCATTATTGTGCACATGGCAGGGCTTTACGACCTGAAGGGATCTTATGTTGATTGTTTTCAACATAATATTTCGGCGATGGGTATTGCACTTAAAGTCGCTGAAGCTTTAGAAATTCCGTACTTCATCAATACGAGCACAGTGGCTGCGGCCATCAATTCGACGCTTTCGACGGTGAAGCCTTACGATCTTAATTTTTCAAAAGCCTTCCCTGATGCTTATTCAGATTCGAAAGCGTTGGGCGAGCAGGTTTTACACAACTGGCCGGTGAAGAATATAAAATCACGTATCAACCTGCGTTTGGGTGTTCTTGTCGGTGATACTCAGAAAGGTCGCATCGAGCGTATCGACGGACCTTATCATGCTCCAGAATCTTTTAAAAAAATCCGTCCCTTGATTGAATCACTTCCGACGGCGTTGCCATTGCCAGGAAATGAGTCGGTGAAAATGCCAATCGTTCCGGTAGATAAAGCTGCGGAAGCTATTGTGAAATTCTGCGAATGGGCCTTAACCGAAAAGCCAGAAGGTTATAAGAGCTTTCACGTCACGCCAACATATGGCTTAACAGCGAAAGAGCTTTATACGGCCACTTTAAAGCGTTTAGCAATCCCCAATAAGGGCATTAGTCTTGTCAGCAAAGTGCCAAAACCTTTGATGATGAAGGTTTCAAGTTTGGTGGCGCGTTTTCCTGAAGAAGAACTTTTCTATCTTATGAATTTTCCAACTTACGACACCGAAGCGACTCGCAAAGTTTTAGGTCCTTCTTGGTGTCCTGAGTTTAAAGAGTATGAACAAGCATTTTGGAGCGGGTATGAAGCATTCGTATCGAATCGCCGAAATTAG
- a CDS encoding diacylglycerol/lipid kinase family protein encodes MRVSVLVNSKAGSVNADLIEAKVREALFRCDLRFSRPQTLTEMADFLNDEMTHKTNAIIICGGDGTINVALQCLMKYEDLSKIPPITIVRSGTANDLAHEIGVSHRIDRAVRNIFEGVVKNIDVIEVSSPEQKAYMLTNGGLGLPAVAAELANKFRNHLRTLSTCPKSAKAFRYLAEKSYYAVKKMGPGVYSMMTAEAIRTWNPDGWGLEIEIPGKVNVETNSPIVLVSNQQSIGASFLPAPYTSNTDGTVNLLLSETTTAQQHAMAALRIRKGNLEKFNAFKSFELREFRLKSQNPRRSLTFFGDGEILLKDVQEISIRCLHRGLPIMVRQ; translated from the coding sequence ATGAGAGTATCCGTTCTGGTAAATTCCAAAGCCGGGTCTGTGAATGCAGATCTGATTGAAGCGAAAGTACGCGAAGCATTGTTTCGCTGTGACCTTCGTTTCAGCCGTCCGCAGACGCTGACGGAGATGGCGGATTTCCTTAATGACGAGATGACTCATAAAACCAACGCCATCATTATTTGTGGCGGTGATGGCACTATCAATGTCGCGCTTCAGTGTTTAATGAAGTATGAAGACTTAAGTAAAATTCCACCGATCACGATTGTACGCTCCGGTACGGCTAACGATTTGGCGCATGAAATCGGCGTTTCTCATCGCATTGATCGCGCTGTTCGCAATATCTTTGAAGGTGTTGTTAAGAATATTGATGTTATCGAAGTCAGCTCACCGGAACAAAAAGCTTACATGTTAACGAACGGAGGCTTAGGACTCCCGGCTGTGGCAGCAGAGCTTGCAAATAAATTTAGAAATCACCTTCGCACTCTTTCGACGTGTCCGAAATCAGCGAAAGCCTTCCGTTATCTTGCAGAGAAAAGTTATTACGCTGTGAAAAAGATGGGACCTGGAGTTTATTCAATGATGACCGCCGAAGCGATTCGCACTTGGAATCCTGACGGTTGGGGACTAGAAATTGAAATCCCGGGCAAGGTGAACGTCGAGACAAATTCTCCAATTGTTTTAGTCAGCAATCAACAAAGCATCGGTGCAAGCTTTTTACCGGCTCCTTATACATCCAATACCGATGGAACTGTGAATTTGCTTTTATCTGAAACAACAACCGCTCAGCAACATGCCATGGCGGCTTTAAGAATCCGTAAAGGTAATTTAGAAAAATTTAATGCTTTTAAGTCTTTCGAACTCAGAGAGTTCAGACTAAAGAGCCAGAACCCCCGCCGTTCTTTGACTTTCTTTGGGGATGGCGAGATTCTTCTTAAGGACGTGCAGGAAATTTCAATCCGCTGCTTGCATCGCGGACTTCCTATCATGGTCCGACAATAA
- a CDS encoding ABC transporter permease, translating to MFELIKIAWRNLFRNPRRTLASLCTVALGAAGLLIYQGFNSGVMNQYRENVIHGYYGYGQVFPKNYFGKVHETPWKAWFENPEEIEKQIRSSSAVTQVFPRVSFYSFIVKGGITLGGKGEGVIPERENAFFTDMNFISGGNLQSVDEVILGKGLAESLDAKVGDTVTLLTQTVNNQLNGADLKVAGIFFTGKKVIDDSFYRVDLKQAHQLLDTNRIEMFSLATKGVEAWPQVEKDIHDANSNVEAIPFEILDKNYYQNSVDFLNAQFAFIRSIILVIVAMGIFNVISVGLLERAGEMGALRANGEKRSRLFRILLIENSLLGILGGFLGICLAVLVDKTLLRGGIPMPPAPGITRQFIVYLDIMAPHYVQALLLPMIATVLASLYPTVKLLKKSIPELLRST from the coding sequence ATGTTTGAGCTGATTAAAATTGCTTGGCGCAATCTTTTTAGAAATCCCCGCAGAACTTTAGCCAGTCTTTGCACGGTCGCTTTGGGGGCGGCGGGCCTTTTGATTTATCAAGGTTTTAATTCGGGTGTGATGAATCAATATCGTGAAAACGTTATTCACGGCTATTACGGCTATGGACAAGTGTTTCCGAAAAATTATTTCGGTAAAGTGCATGAAACTCCCTGGAAGGCCTGGTTTGAAAATCCAGAAGAGATTGAAAAACAAATCCGTTCTTCATCTGCGGTGACTCAAGTTTTCCCGCGCGTTTCTTTTTATTCTTTTATCGTGAAGGGGGGGATCACTCTGGGCGGTAAAGGCGAAGGTGTGATCCCCGAAAGAGAAAACGCGTTTTTCACTGACATGAATTTTATTTCTGGCGGAAATTTACAAAGTGTCGATGAAGTGATCTTGGGTAAGGGGTTGGCGGAAAGTTTAGACGCCAAAGTCGGTGACACGGTCACGCTTTTGACTCAAACCGTGAATAATCAGTTAAATGGTGCGGATCTCAAAGTTGCCGGCATCTTTTTTACCGGAAAAAAAGTGATCGACGATTCTTTTTACCGTGTGGATCTGAAACAAGCGCATCAGCTTTTAGATACAAATCGCATTGAGATGTTTTCTTTAGCAACAAAAGGGGTGGAGGCCTGGCCTCAGGTTGAAAAAGATATCCACGATGCAAACTCCAATGTTGAAGCCATTCCTTTTGAAATCTTAGACAAAAACTATTATCAGAACTCGGTTGATTTCTTAAATGCGCAGTTTGCTTTTATCCGTTCTATTATTCTGGTAATCGTCGCTATGGGTATTTTTAATGTGATTTCTGTCGGTCTTTTAGAAAGAGCTGGAGAAATGGGGGCCCTTCGTGCCAACGGTGAAAAGCGCTCGCGCCTTTTCCGTATTCTGTTGATCGAAAACAGTTTGTTAGGAATATTGGGTGGATTCTTAGGCATTTGTTTAGCGGTGCTAGTGGATAAAACTTTGTTGCGCGGAGGAATTCCCATGCCACCGGCACCGGGAATCACGCGTCAGTTTATCGTGTATTTAGATATTATGGCTCCGCACTATGTGCAGGCTCTGTTATTGCCGATGATTGCAACGGTGTTAGCAAGCCTTTATCCGACGGTGAAACTTCTGAAGAAGTCGATCCCGGAACTTCTGCGCTCGACTTAG
- a CDS encoding ABC transporter ATP-binding protein has translation MSALYRLRGLEYSYLWNKQQVPVLKGIDLELEKGCFTCIVGPSGTGKTTLLNLLGLIDTPSNGHIEFAGEDVTRLDESEKEQVRLHKVGFIFQSFYLIPTLTVLENTSYFLPSLGYNHAEAQKTAMETLDLLGLADHAKKRPLELSGGQRQRVAIARAIAKKPVVVLADEPTANLDSVTAEKTINAFKELQKTENTSFIFSTHDSHLVSFAKSVYPMKDGRIQESR, from the coding sequence ATGAGTGCACTGTATCGTCTTCGTGGGCTTGAGTACTCTTATCTTTGGAATAAACAACAGGTTCCTGTTCTAAAAGGGATTGATCTTGAGCTGGAAAAAGGATGTTTCACTTGTATCGTCGGCCCCAGTGGGACTGGTAAGACGACATTGCTGAATCTTTTAGGCCTGATTGATACTCCTTCCAACGGTCACATTGAATTTGCGGGCGAAGACGTGACTCGCCTGGATGAAAGCGAAAAAGAACAAGTTCGTTTGCATAAAGTTGGGTTTATCTTTCAATCGTTTTATTTGATTCCTACGTTGACGGTCTTAGAAAACACATCTTATTTCCTTCCTTCGTTAGGTTACAATCACGCCGAAGCACAAAAGACGGCGATGGAGACATTGGATCTGTTAGGACTTGCGGACCACGCGAAGAAAAGACCCTTAGAGCTTTCCGGTGGACAACGTCAACGTGTGGCTATTGCACGGGCTATTGCGAAAAAACCGGTCGTTGTCTTGGCCGATGAACCTACCGCGAATCTGGATTCTGTGACCGCGGAAAAAACCATCAATGCCTTCAAAGAGCTGCAAAAAACAGAAAATACCAGCTTCATTTTTTCCACGCATGATTCGCATCTAGTGAGTTTTGCTAAGTCTGTTTATCCGATGAAAGATGGTCGCATCCAGGAGAGCCGCTAA
- a CDS encoding M3 family metallopeptidase gives MSNPLLQPFTHKDQAVPFDQIKVEHYLPALDEAIKISKENIAKLKSNPAAPDFENTIVALEAASELPDRITGIYSNLEVAHADEALQALAKEIYPKVTAFASDVSLDEEIFKRVKAVYDKRDSLNLNKEQARLLEKTYLSFTRNGALLSEKDKETLRNIDQELSVLGPKFSENVLKATNAFEMFLDKKEDVEGIPEGILEGAAAMAEAKGQKGKWLFTLSIPSYLPFMTYAKNRALREKMWRAYASRSYKGNFDNQEIVLKIVQLRDQRAKLLGFKTHADFVLAERMAKNPQTVTEFLSKLLKASKDAGKKDLAEVTEYAKKLDGVSDIQPWDFGYYSEKLKEDKYAFNEEDLRPYFQLEKVVDGVFAHAKKLYGLTFKENKDIPVYHPEVKAYEIYEDKSGKYMGLFYTDFFPRETKKGGAWMTQFRGQGLLNGEMKRPHVSIVCNFTKPTPTKPSLLTYDEVRTLFHEFGHALHGMLSEVTYQSLSGTNVYWDFVELPSQIMENWVGEKEGLDLFARHYETNAAMPTDLIEKLKASQKFQAGYASCRQLQFGMMDMAWHSTDPSTIKDVDAFEEKATAETRLFPKIDGANSSCSFSHIFAGGYSAGYYSYKWAEVLDADAFEFFKEKGLFNAEVAQKFKDNVLSKGGTEHPMELYKKFRGREPDPNALLRRDGLI, from the coding sequence ATGAGCAATCCTCTTTTACAACCTTTTACCCATAAAGACCAAGCAGTTCCCTTTGATCAAATCAAGGTGGAGCATTACCTTCCGGCTTTGGATGAAGCGATCAAAATTTCGAAAGAAAATATCGCTAAACTGAAAAGCAACCCGGCAGCACCTGACTTCGAAAATACAATTGTGGCTTTAGAAGCGGCTTCTGAGCTTCCGGACCGTATTACAGGGATTTACTCAAACCTTGAAGTGGCGCACGCAGATGAGGCTTTGCAGGCGTTAGCGAAAGAAATTTACCCCAAGGTCACTGCCTTTGCGTCTGATGTTTCTTTGGATGAAGAAATCTTTAAACGCGTGAAAGCCGTTTACGATAAACGCGATTCTTTGAACTTGAACAAAGAACAAGCGCGCTTGTTAGAAAAAACATATCTTTCTTTCACTCGCAACGGCGCTTTGCTTTCTGAAAAAGACAAAGAAACTCTTCGCAATATCGATCAGGAACTTTCTGTTCTGGGACCAAAGTTTTCTGAAAACGTTTTGAAGGCGACAAACGCTTTTGAAATGTTCTTGGATAAAAAAGAAGACGTCGAAGGCATCCCTGAGGGCATCCTTGAAGGAGCTGCGGCCATGGCGGAAGCCAAAGGCCAAAAAGGCAAATGGCTTTTCACTCTTTCAATTCCGTCTTACCTGCCATTCATGACGTACGCGAAAAATCGCGCGCTTCGTGAAAAAATGTGGAGAGCCTACGCTTCTCGTTCTTACAAAGGAAACTTCGACAACCAAGAAATAGTTTTGAAGATCGTACAGCTTCGCGATCAACGCGCTAAACTTTTGGGTTTCAAAACTCATGCTGATTTCGTATTGGCAGAGCGTATGGCGAAGAATCCTCAAACAGTGACTGAATTCCTTTCTAAGCTTTTGAAGGCTTCTAAAGACGCCGGTAAAAAAGATTTAGCGGAAGTGACAGAATATGCGAAGAAATTAGACGGCGTTTCTGACATCCAGCCTTGGGACTTCGGTTACTATTCCGAGAAATTGAAAGAAGATAAATACGCTTTCAATGAAGAAGATCTTCGTCCTTACTTCCAACTTGAAAAAGTTGTCGATGGTGTTTTTGCTCACGCAAAGAAACTTTACGGCCTGACTTTCAAAGAAAACAAAGACATCCCGGTTTATCATCCAGAAGTAAAAGCTTACGAGATCTATGAAGATAAATCTGGTAAGTACATGGGTCTTTTCTACACAGACTTCTTCCCGCGCGAGACCAAAAAAGGCGGCGCTTGGATGACTCAGTTCCGTGGTCAGGGCTTGCTTAATGGCGAGATGAAACGTCCTCACGTCAGCATCGTGTGTAACTTTACGAAGCCGACGCCAACAAAACCTTCTCTTTTGACTTACGATGAAGTGCGCACATTGTTCCATGAATTCGGTCACGCTTTGCATGGCATGTTGTCTGAAGTGACTTATCAATCTTTGAGCGGCACCAATGTTTACTGGGACTTCGTAGAACTTCCATCGCAAATCATGGAAAACTGGGTCGGTGAAAAAGAAGGTTTGGATCTTTTTGCTCGTCACTATGAAACCAATGCGGCGATGCCAACAGATTTGATTGAAAAATTAAAAGCGTCGCAAAAATTCCAAGCGGGTTATGCGTCTTGCCGTCAATTGCAATTCGGTATGATGGATATGGCTTGGCACTCAACGGATCCTTCGACAATCAAAGACGTCGATGCGTTCGAAGAAAAGGCTACGGCCGAAACCCGTCTGTTCCCTAAGATCGATGGTGCAAATAGCTCTTGCAGCTTCAGCCATATCTTTGCAGGTGGATACTCAGCGGGATATTACTCTTACAAATGGGCTGAAGTGTTGGATGCCGATGCCTTTGAATTCTTCAAAGAAAAAGGTTTGTTCAACGCCGAAGTGGCTCAGAAATTTAAAGACAATGTTCTTAGCAAGGGCGGAACGGAACATCCGATGGAACTTTACAAAAAATTCCGCGGTCGTGAGCCAGATCCAAATGCGCTTCTAAGACGTGATGGTTTGATCTAG
- a CDS encoding NAD(+)/NADH kinase, which yields MSKNSKLVLEENSSIALVYRLETAQAVSLAKKVSDYLKDKGFDVYTGPDQKIIPGTKAAKTKKQLDQLKLIIVLGGDGTYLRAVRLLEGRSTPILGFNMGSLGFLTAHSAESVFDVIDKTLAGKMVLRPRSMLFAKILRRGKVREEHHALNDIVIERGSMSQLINTAIYSEKFLVSEVKADGFIVASPSGSTAYNLAAGGPLLDPESPVFVMTPVAPHSLTSRPLIFPDNKELSFKLDGKTQKAHFIVDGQKMTELTPQDEVIVTKSCYDHMMVREPNHNYFHLLREKLKFGDRS from the coding sequence ATGAGCAAAAACAGTAAATTAGTTCTAGAAGAAAATAGCAGCATTGCTTTAGTTTATCGCTTAGAGACGGCCCAAGCCGTCTCTTTAGCAAAGAAGGTTTCTGATTATTTGAAAGACAAGGGCTTTGATGTTTACACAGGCCCTGATCAAAAAATCATTCCCGGAACCAAAGCCGCAAAAACTAAAAAACAGTTGGACCAGCTTAAGCTGATCATCGTTCTCGGCGGAGATGGAACTTATCTTCGCGCCGTACGCCTGCTTGAAGGCCGCAGCACGCCGATCTTGGGCTTTAACATGGGGTCTTTGGGCTTCCTGACAGCCCACAGTGCGGAGTCCGTTTTTGATGTCATCGATAAAACTCTTGCGGGAAAAATGGTTCTTCGTCCCCGCTCTATGCTTTTTGCGAAAATTCTTCGTCGCGGTAAAGTGCGTGAAGAACACCATGCGCTCAACGACATCGTGATTGAAAGAGGCTCGATGAGCCAATTGATCAACACGGCTATTTATTCAGAGAAATTCCTGGTTAGCGAAGTGAAGGCCGATGGTTTCATCGTCGCCAGTCCTTCGGGCTCGACAGCGTACAATCTCGCTGCGGGCGGTCCTTTGCTTGATCCAGAGTCCCCGGTATTTGTGATGACGCCTGTTGCGCCTCACTCTTTAACGTCCCGTCCTTTGATCTTCCCTGATAATAAAGAGCTGTCTTTCAAGCTTGATGGGAAAACTCAAAAAGCGCATTTCATCGTGGACGGTCAAAAGATGACGGAACTCACGCCTCAAGACGAAGTGATTGTGACAAAGTCTTGTTACGATCACATGATGGTGCGTGAGCCTAATCACAACTACTTCCACTTGCTTCGCGAAAAACTTAAATTCGGAGATCGCAGCTAG